A single window of Anopheles moucheti chromosome 2, idAnoMoucSN_F20_07, whole genome shotgun sequence DNA harbors:
- the LOC128310032 gene encoding glucose dehydrogenase [FAD, quinone]-like — MRHSWIVAILIAAFGALTVNGFFLLLKTLAHAGRYLNEHYPDEGVNYRQSVPEYDFIIVGAGAAGCVLANRLSENSQWKILLLEAGPGENDLQNIPLLTTFLQSSQYNWADIAEAQNTSCYGMIDQRCSLPHGKGLGGTTLLDYMLYGRGNPSDYDRWAAQGNPGWSHEDLFPYFLKSERAELRGLENSTYHGKNGELHVEFPPFRTNLARTFVNGAREAGHRKIDYNGKSQLGVSYVQRTGLHGMRQTAYRAFIEPVLYNRPNLHVQPYSQVLKLLLNSDTKTAYGVTYTRHFRNYEVRARKEVIVTAGNINSAQLLLLSGVGPREHLQNFNLPLVSNLPVGQSFVDSPVFNGLTFVLNETGQALLTDSRFQLRSLGDYFRGEGPLTVPGGVEAISFVRTANATTEPGVPNIAIVFSTGSLVSDGGLGLRKGKRIKTAIYNKVYRPLEHLHNDQWTASVVLLHPESRGHLKLRSINPYSALKIYPSYFHADRDVETMLEGIKEAVRISKSPAMRRYDARVLGIPLPNCEQWDQRDDDYWRCAIRTLSSTAYQQLGSCRMGPVSDPLAVVASDLRVHGVQGLRVADVSVVPTTISGQSSAIDYMIGERAADIIKKQWQQGNGEEPTGPTV, encoded by the exons ATGCGACACTCGTGGATTGTGGCGATCCTAATCGCTGCATTTGGTGCGCTGACAGTGAATGGATTTTTCCTTCTGCTCAAAACACTCGCCCATGCTGGCCGGTACCTGAACGAGCACTATCCGGACG AAGGTGTCAATTACCGACAGTCAGTGCCCGAGTATGATTTCATTATTGTTGGTGCTGGAGCGGCCGGATGTGTGCTTGCCAATCGTCTGTCGGAGAACTCCCAGTGGAAGATATTGCTGCTCGAGGCAGGCCCGGGTGAAAATGATCTTCAGAACATCCCACTGCTGACCACGTTTCTGCAGAGTTCGCAGTACAACTGGGCTGACATTGCAGAGGCACAAAATACATCCTGTTACG GTATGATCGATCAGCGTTGCAGTTTGCCGCACGGAAAAGGACTTGGTGGGACGACACTGCTCGACTACATGTTGTACGGGCGCGGTAATCCCTCGGACTACGATAGATGGGCCGCACAGGGTAATCCAGGCTGGTCACATGAGGATCTGTTCCCGTACTTCCTCAAATCGGAACGCGCCGAACTTCGAGGTTTGGAAAATTCTACCTACCACGGTAAGAACGGTGAACTGCACGTGGAGTTCCCACCATTCCGCACCAATCTGGCGCGCACCTTCGTGAATGGTGCCCGGGAAGCCGGTCATCGGAAGATCGACTACAACGGCAAATCACAGCTCGGCGTGTCATACGTCCAGCGGACGGGACTGCACGGTATGCGCCAGACGGCGTACCGTGCCTTCATCGAACCGGTGCTCTACAACCGTCCCAACCTGCACGTCCAGCCCTACAGCCAGGTGTTGAAGTTGTTGCTAAATTCCGACACAAAAACGGCCTACGGTGTGACGTACACGCGACATTTTCGCAATTACGAAGTTCGCGCACGCAAAGAAGTGATCGTGACGGCCGGTAACATAAACTCCGCCCAGCTGCTGCTACTGTCCGGTGTCGGCCCGCGCGAGCATTTGCAGAACTTTAATCTTCCGCTCGTGAGCAACCTACCCGTCGGCCAATCGTTCGTCGACAGTCCCGTCTTCAACGGGCTTACGTTTGTGCTGAACGAAACCGGACAGGCCCTGCTGACGGACAGCCGCTTCCAGTTGCGTTCGCTCGGCGATTACTTCCGGGGCGAAGGGCCCCTGACGGTACCGGGCGGTGTCGAAGCAATCAGCTTCGTGCGTACCGCGAACGCAACCACCGAACCGGGTGTGCCCAACATTGCCATCGTGTTCTCCACCGGATCGCTCGTCTCGGACGGTGGACTTGGGCTGCGCAAAGGCAAACGCATCAAAACGGCCATCTACAACAAAGTGTACCGTCCACTGGAGCATCTGCACAACGACCAATGGACGGCCAGTGTGGTGTTGTTGCATCCGGAATCGCGGGGTCACCTTAAGCTGCGAAGCATCAACCCGTACAGTGCGCTCAAGATCTACCCCAGCTACTTCCACGCCGATCGGGACGTTGAAACGATGCTCGAAGGCATTAAGGAAGCGGTCCGTATCTCCAAGTCACCCGCCATGCGCCGGTACGATGCACGCGTGCTGGGTATTCCGCTGCCGAACTGTGAACAGTGGGATCAGCGGGACGATGACTACTGGCGCTGTGCCATACGGACGCTGTCCAGCACGGCGTACCAGCAGCTGGGAAGTTGCCGGATGGGACCGGTCAGCGATCCGCTCGCGGTCGTAGCATCCGATCTGCGTGTACACGGTGTCCAGGGTTTGCGGGTGGCAGATGTGAGCGTGGTGCCGACAACCATATCCGGCCAGTCCTCCGCTATTGACTACATGATCGGCGAACGGGCAGCCGACATCATTAAGAAGCAGTGGCAACAGGGTAACGGGGAAGAGCCTACCGGACCGACCGTTTAA
- the LOC128299447 gene encoding serine/threonine-protein phosphatase 4 catalytic subunit, producing MPDYSDLDRQIEQLKRCEIIKEHEVKALCAKAREILVEEGNVQRVDSPVTVCGDIHGQFYDLKELFKVGGDVPETNYLFMGDFVDRGYYSVETFLLLLALKVRYPDRITLIRGNHESRQITQVYGFYDECIRKYGSVTVWRYCTEIFDYLSLSAIIDGKIFCVHGGLSPSIQYLDQIRSIDRKQEVPHDGPMCDLLWSDPEDTHGWGVSPRGAGYLFGSDVVSQFNAANDIDMICRAHQLVMEGYKWHFNETVLTVWSAPNYCYRCGNVAAILELNENLQRDFTIFEAAPQESRGIPSKKPQADYFL from the exons ATGCCAGACTACAGCGACCTGGACCGACAAATTGAGCAGCTGAAACGATGCGAAATCATAAAGGAACACGAAGTAAAGGCCCTGTGCGCGAAGGCACGCGAAATCCTCGTCGAGGAGGGCAACGTGCAGCGGGTCGACTCGCCGGTGACGGTGTGCGGTGATATACACGGACAGTTCTACGATCTGAAGGAACTGTTCAAGGTGGGTGGCGACGTGCCGGAGACGAACTACCTCTTCATGGGCGACTTTGTCGACCGAGGATATTACAGTGTGGAAACATTCCTGCTACTGCTCGCGCTGAAGGTCCGCTACCCGGACCGCATCACACTGATCCGCGGCAATCACGAATCGCGCCAGATCACACAGGTGTACGGGTTTTACGACGAGTGCATACGCAAGTACGGCTCGGTGACGGTGTGGCGGTACTGCACCGAAATATTCGACTATCTCTCCCTGTCCGCCATCATCGATGGAAAGATTTTCTGCGTGCATGGCGGTTTGTCACCTTCCATACAGTATTTGGACCAgatccgatcgatcgatcgcaaACAGGAAGTCCCGCACGATGGCCCAATGTGTGATCTTTTGTGGAGCGACCCAGAGGATACACACGGTTGGGGAGTATCGCCGCGCGGTGCGGGCTATCTGTTCGGTTCCGACGTCGTGTCACAGTTTAATGCAGCGAATGATATCGACATGATCTGCCGGGCGCATCAGCTCGTCATGGAGGGCTACAAGTGGCACTTTAACGAAACCGTACTAACTGTATGGTCGGCTCCCAACTATTGCTATCG GTGTGGCAATGTGGCGGCAATTTTAGAACTGAATGAAAACCTACAACGTGATTTTACAATCTTTGAAGCCGCACCTCAGGAAAGCCGTGGCATACCGTCTAAAAAACCTCAGGCCGACTATTTCCTTTAA
- the LOC128299446 gene encoding NAD-dependent protein deacylase Sirt4 yields the protein MRLLGGFRVPQVHGKRFNSSSMFVPAHEPALESDCRRLEKFLEDKPHILVLTGAGISTESGIPDYRSEGVGLYARSNHKPIQHGEFVKSEATRKRYWARNYVGWPRFSSIAPNVTHYTLARLEREGRISGIVTQNVDRLHGKAGSKQVVELHGSGYDVICVGNQDERGKGCNYRIDRHDFQHILDQLNPAMEDNSTAMRPDGDVELSMEYVQGFKIPPCPQCGGNLKPEIVFFGDNVPMPRIEKVVRMIIESDGVLVLGSSLTVFSGYRIVLQAKELGLPVAIVNIGATRGDPKADLKISARCGEIMTNQFKTRR from the coding sequence ATGAGATTGCTCGGAGGGTTTCGAGTACCCCAGGTACATGGGAAGAGGTTCAACTCTAGCTCGATGTTTGTGCCGGCCCACGAACCGGCACTGGAAAGTGATTGTCGTcggttggaaaagtttttggaaGACAAACCACACATCCTGGTGCTGACTGGTGCCGGTATATCAACTGAATCCGGCATCCCGGACTACCGGTCCGAAGGTGTAGGTTTGTATGCCCGTTCGAATCACAAACCAATCCAGCACGGTGAGTTCGTGAAGTCGGAAGCCACCCGAAAGCGCTATTGGGCCCGCAACTACGTCGGTTGGCCACGATTTTCTTCAATAGCACCAAATGTTACACACTACACGCTAGCAAGGTTGGAGCGCGAAGGCCGCATAAGCGGCATCGTAACACAGAACGTTGATCGGTTACACGGGAAGGCCGGATCGAAGCAAGTGGTCGAACTGCACGGTAGCGGTTATGATGTGATTTGCGTTGGCAATCAGGATGAACGGGGCAAAGGATGCAACTATCGCATCGATCGGCACGACTTTCAACACATACTGGACCAATTGAATCCGGCCATGGAGGATAACTCCACCGCCATGCGACCCGACGGTGACGTGGAACTATCGATGGAGTATGTACAAGGGTTCAAAATACCACCCTGTCCACAGTGTGGCGGTAATTTGAAGCCGGAAATAGTGTTCTTCGGAGATAACGTACCAATGCCGCGGATAGAGAAAGTTGTACGCATGATAATCGAATCGGACGGTGTGCTTGTCCTGGGATCCAGCCTGACCGTGTTCTCCGGCTATCGCATAGTACTGCAAGCGAAGGAATTGGGTCTTCCGGTTGCTATCGTTAATATTGGCGCGACGAGGGGTGATCCAAAGGCGGATCTTAAAATTTCAGCTAGATGTGGTGAAATAATGACCAATCAGTTTAAGACAAGAAGATAG
- the LOC128298179 gene encoding uncharacterized protein LOC128298179 isoform X1 — MILEDTIKFRKCAKTPEDVAQWRLTYNFIVETKYFLERYDSIVETWDLCDKQFMMNMWNIEELLTSLLYKYTTVSTDYIKHPRLPKVEIKCCDHLFECSKDLHKHYYTVHHTPGRVNDVRFCEVSKLMIDCRVVCWMIDENKLILLQMKAGLLKLELYKNSLKYYLEFGKWCDHVLCLYLKKIYRKVNVTLDPFRDAPPPAPPVQPKEQDLELEMELESEEDVA; from the exons ATGATTCTAGAGGACACGATCAAGTTCCGCAAGTGTGCCAAAACGCCCGAAGATGTGGCTCAATGGCGTTTG ACCTACAATTTTATAGTGGAAACGAAATATTTTCTCGAGCGGTACGATAGCATCGTAGAAACATGGGATCTGTGCGACAAACAGTTCATGATGAACATGTGGAACATCGAGGAGCTTTTGACAAGCTTATTGTACAAGTATACCACCGTTTCAACGGATTACATCAAACACCCGCGATTACCAAAGGTGGAAATAAAGTGTTGTGAT CATCTGTTCGAATGCTCAAAGGATCTCCACAAGCATTACTACACCGTACATCATACGCCGGGCCGAGTGAACGATGTTCGGTTTTGTGAGGTGAGTAAACTGATGATTGACTGTCGTGTTGTATGTTGGATGAtcgatgaaaacaaacttattCTACTACAGATGAAGGCGGGTTTGCTAAAACTAGAGCTATATAAGAATAGTTTGAAATATTACCTGGAGTTTGGAAAGTGGTGCGATCATGTGCTGTGTTTGTATCTGAAGAAAATCTACAGGAAAGTGAATGTTACACTTGATCCGTTTAGAGATGCACCACCTCCTGCTCCACCGGTGCAACCTAAGGAACAGGATCTGGAGCTGGAAATGGAACTGGAATCGGAGGAAGATGTAGCGTAA
- the LOC128298179 gene encoding uncharacterized protein LOC128298179 isoform X2 has product MILEDTIKFRKCAKTPEDVAQWRLTYNFIVETKYFLERYDSIVETWDLCDKQFMMNMWNIEELLTSLLYKYTTVSTDYIKHPRLPKVEIKCCDHLFECSKDLHKHYYTVHHTPGRVNDVRFCEMKAGLLKLELYKNSLKYYLEFGKWCDHVLCLYLKKIYRKVNVTLDPFRDAPPPAPPVQPKEQDLELEMELESEEDVA; this is encoded by the exons ATGATTCTAGAGGACACGATCAAGTTCCGCAAGTGTGCCAAAACGCCCGAAGATGTGGCTCAATGGCGTTTG ACCTACAATTTTATAGTGGAAACGAAATATTTTCTCGAGCGGTACGATAGCATCGTAGAAACATGGGATCTGTGCGACAAACAGTTCATGATGAACATGTGGAACATCGAGGAGCTTTTGACAAGCTTATTGTACAAGTATACCACCGTTTCAACGGATTACATCAAACACCCGCGATTACCAAAGGTGGAAATAAAGTGTTGTGAT CATCTGTTCGAATGCTCAAAGGATCTCCACAAGCATTACTACACCGTACATCATACGCCGGGCCGAGTGAACGATGTTCGGTTTTGTGAG ATGAAGGCGGGTTTGCTAAAACTAGAGCTATATAAGAATAGTTTGAAATATTACCTGGAGTTTGGAAAGTGGTGCGATCATGTGCTGTGTTTGTATCTGAAGAAAATCTACAGGAAAGTGAATGTTACACTTGATCCGTTTAGAGATGCACCACCTCCTGCTCCACCGGTGCAACCTAAGGAACAGGATCTGGAGCTGGAAATGGAACTGGAATCGGAGGAAGATGTAGCGTAA
- the LOC128298475 gene encoding uncharacterized protein LOC128298475 has protein sequence MEQIVKTRDVEKFVSETKYFLDEFDSIISHWDLSGNFFLHYLIEIHENVTQLLSRFTTLSLEGVGDRKSKPFFNLKCCDLEFQTVKDLRLHHHSCRHKKSHFEETDNCELKSALLKLAFFNRRVNEYVQYGTVADRYLCLYLKKILKKIIITLDTFNL, from the exons atggAACAAATAGTGAAGACTCGCGAT GTGgaaaagttcgtgtcggaaaCGAAGTACTTCCTCGACGAATTCGATTCCATCATTAGCCACTGGGACCTGTCGGGGAACTTCTTCCTGCACTATCTGATCGAAATCCACGAGAACGTAACACAGTTGCTGTCCCGGTTTACTACCCTCTCACTCGAAGGTGTCGGAGACCGGAAAAGCAAACCCTTCTTCAACCTAAAATGTTGCGAT CTCGAATTTCAAACAGTAAAAGATCTGCGACTACACCATCACTCTTGCCGGCACAAGAAATCGCATTTTGAAGAAACGGATAACTGCGAG CTTAAATCAGCCCTGCTTAAATTGGCATTTTTCAATCGGAGGGTAAACGAATACGTACAGTACGGAACAGTCGCTGACCGTTACCTATGTCTATACCTGAAAAAGATTCTGAAAAAGATCATCATCACTCTGGATACGTTCAACCTGTAG